The Acidimicrobiia bacterium genomic interval CCTGCCCGTCGTCGGTGCCGTTCGGACACCTCATGGAGGACACGCGCGCCGCGCTGCACACGCTCGACGCGACGACGCCACCGCGCGATCGCTCGGCGCTCCGCCGCGCGGGCGAGTGGATCGCGTTCCGGGTCGTGCTCGCGCGGCATCGGGTGCTGCTCACGCTCACGTGGCTGATCTGGCTCGCGCAACGCCTCCACCTCGCGCCGAAGCGGCTCGGTGTACCAGTGATCGACGCGCGCGAGTTGCGAGAACCGCTCGACCTCCCCGCGGGCGGTCGACCCGACGCGTGGCTGTTCACCGGGTGCGTCATGGACGCGTGGCAGCGCGACGTCCACCGCGCCACGGCGCGCGTGCTCGCGCGCTGCGGACTCTCGTGCACGCGTCCGGGTCCGGGCGGCGACTGCTGCGGTGCACTGCACGTGCACGCGGGCCGGGTCGACGAGGCCCGCCGCCTCGCGCGGCGCGTCATCGGGTCGATGCCCGGCGACGCGCCGATCGTCGTCGACAGTGCGGGCTGCGGCGCGGCGATGAAGGACTACGGCCGGCTGCTGGGCACAGCCGACGCCGACGCGTTCTCGGCGCGCGTGCGCGACTTCGCCGAAGCCGTCGCCGAGCACCCGCCGCTGCCGGTCGCGTCGACGGGCACGCGCGTGATCGTGCAAGACCCGTGTCACCTGCGGCACGTGCAGCACGCGCACCTCCCGGTGCGGACGATCCTGGGTGACGCCTACGACCTCGTCGACACCGACGACGACGGCCTCTGCTGCGGCGCGGGTGGCGCGTACGCGCTCTGGCAGCCCGACCTCGCCCTCGCGATCCGCGAGCGCAAGGTCGAAGCGCTGGCGCGCGCGGGTCTCGACCGACCGGACACGGTCGTCGCGTCGGCGAACCCGGGTTGCCTCATGCATCTGCGCGGCGCGGGCGTGCGCGTCGAGCACCCGGCGGTCCTGCTCGACCGCGCACTCACGGAGGATGCACGCGATGGGTGACTTCGACGACCTCGTCGAGCGGCTGGCCGCGATCGAGGAAGACCTGCGCGACCGCGCCTACGACCGGCTGCGGGATGCCGCCGGTACGAGCGACGAGGACGCGCAGGACACGGCGAAGGCCGCGGAGAAGAAGCTGCTGCAAGCCCGCCGCGCCATCGCCCGCGCCATCGGTGCGCTGAGCGACGCGCCGTCGGACGACGACTGATCGCGGCACCGGCACCACATCAGCTCAAACCGCGGGCGGTCCGTGCTTGCCGTTCAAGAGGTCGATGAGGCCGCGCAGGCGCGCGTAGCTGTGCCGGTCGAAGCGGAAGCGGATGCGCGGCAGCTCGGGATGGTCGTGCTCCGCGACCTCGATGCGCGTCGCCTCGATGCGCTCGATCTTGCCCCGAACGACGATGTCGGAGAACTCCACGTTCAGCGTCTGCATCAGGTCGTCGTCGGGCTCGTGTTGGAGCCGCAGCACGAGCTCACCGTCGACGTACCGCTGCGAGTGGTAGTTCGTGTAGAAGCTCGTGAGCTCTTCGAGCGCGACGTTCGTGTCGTCGGTGATGCGGAACAGGGTGGTGTCGCCGGGCGAGATGTACGAACGCTCGAACAGCTCGGCGGTGATGAACTCGAGCCAGCGATGCCAGTACGTGCCGCCGGGCACGTCGAGCAGCACGATCGGGTTGATCTGCGCCTTGCCCGTCTGCACCAGCGTGAGGAGCTCGAACGCCTCGTCGAGGGTGCCGAAGCCGCCGGGCAGCAACACGAACCCGTCGGCCTCCTTCACGAACGTGAGCTTGCGCGTGAAGAAGTAGCGGAAGTTGATGAGCTTCGGGTCGTCGGCGAGGAACTGTGTGGTCGCCGCTTCGAAGGGCAGCTGGATGCCGACGCCGAACGAGTTCTCGACTCCCGCGCCCTCGATGCCGGCCTCCATGATCCCCGGACCCGCGCCGGTGATCACCATCCACTCGACCTTCGACAGCGCGCGTGCCAGGCTCACCGTCTGCGTGTAGAGCGGGTCGACGGTCTGCGTGCGCGCGGAGCCGAAGATCGCAGCCTTGCGCGCCCAGCGGTACGGCGCGAACACGGAGAACGCGTAGCGCATCTCCTTCAGCGCCGCGTTCGCGATCTTGAGGTCGCCGCGGTCGGCGCTGTCGCGCGCGAGCCGCGCCGCCGACACGATCATCTCGTAGATGAGGTCGGCGTCCTTCGTCACGCCGATGCGGTCGACGAGCTCGCCGATCGCCGTGTCGAGCTGCGCGTCGCCGGTGCGATAGCGGGGGAGCCGCTGCATCAGCGCGCTAGCTCACGTCGCCGGCGAGCGCGTGCAGCGATGTCGCCGGGCGCGCGCCCAGGTGCGAGATCACCTCGGCCGCGGCGATCGATCCCAGCTCACCGCACGTCGGGATCGGCCGGCCGCGCGTGTATCCGCTCAGGAACCCGGCGGCGTAGAGGTCGCCCGCGCCGGTGGTGTCGACGACGTTCGCGGCGGCGGCCGCGACCGCGTGCCGCTCGCCGTTGCCGAGGACGACCGATCCGGCGGCGCCACACGTGATCGCCGCGATCGAGCACTGCGCACCCACGATCTCGAGCGCGCGGTCGAGGTCGTCGACCTCGTAGAGCGAGCAGATCTCGGGCTCGTTCGCGAAGAGGATGTCGACGTGACCGGCGACGAGCTCGCGGAATGCGTCGCGGTGACGCTCCACGCAGAACGGATCCGACAGCGACAGCGCGACCTCGCGGCCGGCCTGATGCGCGACGTCGGCCGCGTGCAGGAACGCGAGCTTCGCCGACGGCTCGTCCCAGAGGTAGCCCTCGAGGTACAGGATCTGCGAGGCCGCGACGATCGAGTCGTCGACGACACCGGGGTCGAGGCTGGCGCCCGCACCGAGGAACGTGCACATCGTGCGCTGCGCGTCGGGCATGACGATGACGAGACAGCGACCCGTCCGCTCGGAGTCGTCGGGTGCGACCGTCGCCGCGAAGTGCACGCCCGCGGTCATGAGATCGTGCCGGTAGACCTCGCCGAACGCGTCGTCGGCGACGCGGCCGATGAACGCGGCGCGTCCACCGAACGACACGACACCGACGGTCGTGTTCGCAGCCGATCCGCCCGAGACCTCCACACCCGGTCCCATCGCCTCGTAGATCTCCTCGGCGCGCGCCGCGTCGACGAGGTTCATCGCGCCGAGCTCGAGCCCGAGCTTGTCGACGAGCTCGAACGACTCGTGCGACAGCACGTCGACGATCGCGTTGCCGATCGCGCAGACGTCGAAGATCGCGTCGTTCGTCGGCTCGTTTCCCGCCGCACTCATGCGGCTCCGACCTCCGGCGCTCGACCCGGACGGTGAACGAGGCGCGCGAGGGTGACCGCGCCTCCGGCCTGCGCCGGGCCCGCGCTCATACCGGCAGCGCCAGCGGCTTGGATCCGAGCGTGACCGCGACCTCGGCCGCGTGGTCCTCGATCGGACGCAACCGGCGACCGACGGTCGTCGTGCGTCCGTAGAGCGTGGTGCGCTGTTCCAACGACCGTCCGATCGACTCGACGATGGTGCGGAGCTCGGCCTCGTCGAGCTCCTGCCCGTGGCTCGCGCCGGCGGCGCGGGAGATGTTCTCGTCCATGAGCGTGCCGCCGAGGTCGTTGGCGCCGGCCTGAAGGATCTGCGCGGCGCCGCCCAATCCGGCCTTCACCCACGACACCTGCACGTTGTCGATCCAGCCGCGGTACGCGATGCGGCCGACCGCGTGCACCAGGAGGACCTCGCGGAACGTGGGTCCGGGGCGGGCCTTGCGTTGCAGGAAGATCGGCGTCGCCATGTGCACGAACGGCAGCGGCACGAACTCGGTGAAGCCGCCCGTCTCCTTCTGCAGCGCACGCGTGCGCACGAGGTGGCGCGCGACGTGGACCGGGCGCTCGACCGTTCCCATCATGATCGTGACGTTCGACTTGAGCCCGACTTCGTGCGCGCAGCGGTGCGCCTCGAGCCATTCCTCGGTGTTCACCTTGTCGGGGCAGATGACCGCGCGCACCTCGTCGTCGAGGATCTCGGCCGCGGTACCCGGCAGGGTCGCGAGGCCCGCGTCCTTCAGCACGCGCAGGTAGTCGCGCAGCGGCATGCCGAGCCGCCGCGCGCCTTCGGTGACCTCGAGCGCGGTGAAGCCGTGCACGTGGATCGACGGTGCGACGTCCTTCACCGCGCGCGCGACGTCGACGTAGTAGTTGCCGTCGAAGTCGGGATGGATCCCGCCCTGGAGGCAGACCTCGGTCGCACCGCACTCGACGGCCTCGACCACTCGCCGCTGGATCTCCTCGAGGTCGAGCAGGTACGGAGCGCCCCGCAGGTTGAGCGACAGCGGGCCCTTCGAGAACGCGCAGAACCGGCACTTGAAGGTGCAGACGTTCGTGTAGTTGATGTTCCGGTTGCGGACGAACGTGACGTCGTCGCCGACCGCTTCGCGGCGTAGCTGATCGGCGACCTCGGCGACGCGCGCGAGCTCGCGACCGCGCGCACCGAGCAGCGTGACGATCTCGTCG includes:
- a CDS encoding (Fe-S)-binding protein, yielding MSGPLHLDEDELVACVACGLCLPHCPTYRVTGLEAASPRGRIAAMRAVDLHGAPIDDTFRRVIDECVQCRGCEAACPSSVPFGHLMEDTRAALHTLDATTPPRDRSALRRAGEWIAFRVVLARHRVLLTLTWLIWLAQRLHLAPKRLGVPVIDARELREPLDLPAGGRPDAWLFTGCVMDAWQRDVHRATARVLARCGLSCTRPGPGGDCCGALHVHAGRVDEARRLARRVIGSMPGDAPIVVDSAGCGAAMKDYGRLLGTADADAFSARVRDFAEAVAEHPPLPVASTGTRVIVQDPCHLRHVQHAHLPVRTILGDAYDLVDTDDDGLCCGAGGAYALWQPDLALAIRERKVEALARAGLDRPDTVVASANPGCLMHLRGAGVRVEHPAVLLDRALTEDARDG
- a CDS encoding adenosine kinase, translated to MSAAGNEPTNDAIFDVCAIGNAIVDVLSHESFELVDKLGLELGAMNLVDAARAEEIYEAMGPGVEVSGGSAANTTVGVVSFGGRAAFIGRVADDAFGEVYRHDLMTAGVHFAATVAPDDSERTGRCLVIVMPDAQRTMCTFLGAGASLDPGVVDDSIVAASQILYLEGYLWDEPSAKLAFLHAADVAHQAGREVALSLSDPFCVERHRDAFRELVAGHVDILFANEPEICSLYEVDDLDRALEIVGAQCSIAAITCGAAGSVVLGNGERHAVAAAAANVVDTTGAGDLYAAGFLSGYTRGRPIPTCGELGSIAAAEVISHLGARPATSLHALAGDVS
- a CDS encoding LOG family protein; this translates as MQRLPRYRTGDAQLDTAIGELVDRIGVTKDADLIYEMIVSAARLARDSADRGDLKIANAALKEMRYAFSVFAPYRWARKAAIFGSARTQTVDPLYTQTVSLARALSKVEWMVITGAGPGIMEAGIEGAGVENSFGVGIQLPFEAATTQFLADDPKLINFRYFFTRKLTFVKEADGFVLLPGGFGTLDEAFELLTLVQTGKAQINPIVLLDVPGGTYWHRWLEFITAELFERSYISPGDTTLFRITDDTNVALEELTSFYTNYHSQRYVDGELVLRLQHEPDDDLMQTLNVEFSDIVVRGKIERIEATRIEVAEHDHPELPRIRFRFDRHSYARLRGLIDLLNGKHGPPAV